Within Cucumis melo cultivar AY chromosome 4, USDA_Cmelo_AY_1.0, whole genome shotgun sequence, the genomic segment aattgactaacacccaaaaattctcccaaattaactttctaaaaattgggttgaaaccaattcaaccttgattgggaaaaatccaagatttagatcttaaaaagtttagccaattgaacctttaaagaaacctcaaatagatccaaaattaaattaataaaatattaatttaatttcattagcttaccaaggttactcagatggaggttggaaaatcctcttatccttgatgaaaaattcatcactttaaatcctcaagcttccaaagagaccaatcttaactttaactgaggcggcgacaacagagggttatcttagagaagaagataaagaacctttttctttttcctttatttccatcttaagcattctaatgctatttatagactcacataataacaataataataataattattatttccttttccttttccttttaggatatatataataacaataatatttattattattattttcttttccttttccttttaggatatatatataataccaaaaaatatacatatatctttattcccattatctttcctaaatcaatgccttaatcttaggcatttacaactattagtaataataataatacttctttattattattatttttctctcaccaaaatctacaataaatatatatttatttaaaccattattctctcttgcaaataaatatatatcttttttgtccaatcaaatcaaccatctctctccttatggattatcttcttttccaaacaaatataattatattccatcatataattaacttcacttttccatattattaattaaatatatatatccatatatatatactcaattaattacaattccacaaaaactaacttttccctccaaaatctcaaattaacttaagtcctcaattaatttaatcaatcaaatcttttccaataaatcacttataacttccaacatgaattatcttaaaccaaccataacaacttcactccataatcaagatttatctttctgcagaataattaattatcatccacaataattaattattatttacctttcttccaaaataattaattatcttctacaataattaattattatttatctttctcaaaaataattaattatcttccacaataattaattattgtttacctttctccaaagtaattatccttttacaaataattaattattgtttatctttctccaaagtaattatccttttacaaataattaattattgtttatctttctccaaagtaattaattatccttttacaaataattatattttcccaaaatataattattttactttttctcctttaataaatatcctttctccaaaacacaactattttttccttaaataattatatttcaacaaatataattatcgtttcctttaacataataattatatatatatttccacatatacatataattattcaatctccaacaaactttccaccccacaatttaattaaataacatccataattatttaattaaattcaacttcaacaacactaaaaatccacaactttacttaattctcttaacctaccatttaaacaaaaacttaacaaacaccacgtgccaaaacctctaattaattaaatattcatccaagaaatatttaattaatttcaattcccacataaatcaaataattctcattaaatggattcaaaataacgcccaataaattatcttaatttttggggcgttacaatcttcactcctttaacaactttcgtcctcgaaagttctaatctttgaacagcttgggatacttggctctcacaaattctaccaaattccaaaatctttaattaaatatacacacccatgtatatatatttaattaatctaacacaaaacaccaaatacattccttaacttctaattccacttaatgtaatacccataataagttccttaaatttatggggtgttacaatcttccctcgctaagaaactttcgtcctcgaaagttttagttcttgaacaatttcgagtatcgagctcccttgtcataatcttgttcctaagtagccTTCTCAACTTGGTAACTCTGCCATGAAATTTTCCTAAGGGCAACTCTCATGTTGCGCAACGCTTTACTtcacttgacaaaatattacttttctcaaacacttttctttcctttacacttatccaagtgaaacttaattcataactcttcaaaaactacattctattttccaacttcgGACTTCCACCCTTAATAAGGcattctccaccatttagcaatctttagaactcactaatttctcttttcttgtttgataaagttcaaactcatgtccaactattgctttctttaatgacatcaacttagcTAGCTATTCTAAAGGAATTCGTTATTTCATCACTTGTACTTTTAACTAGCtgtaacttatccttcatggtaaactcacaacagtttcttgaagtctcatcaaaataactatgcactaaagtttgctttgttccttctccagcaactcaattctaaacaccatcaaatgtgtttgatatacttgaacttaaccatgcctttagtttcctttaaaaccaccaacataactaatgTCTTAGATATCCAGTCATAAAGCAGTTCATCACGCTGAACACGTCcaactcttttgcctactcaaTCACCCCTTTGAGCATCTTTACGTgccaacatttttcttaaaactttaccaccaaagccatcaccattaaatcataacattcatgcagttctagtttaatacaggcaaggtcacgtgcatattcataatcatgtatcataaaatacatacctggcgagtgacgaaggaccgtaatagccatatatagagacaaaatcagagactcacatcgtaagttagtctacagaacctaaaagctgacgctctgataccaactgtaacgacccaactctttatactaagctgaggtcgttactaaaacggaacgatgacaagagacactttttttgaaacgagggaagaataaattttcattaaaaatggaatattaaaacattgaaacatagacgcggaagcaaaactgagtccccatatggcatgtcacggatccttctctgtcgctcgccagctttcctctacctttaccttcgcctgaaatgttaaacatagaaagagtgagtataaacatatactcagtaagggacctactactagtcccactaggtgtctgttaacttcccattagagtcctgaaaatggtacccaatctctggcacgttcccgaacacgtgcaacatgcgctcccgtaagaacgaaaatctggtcttcggtgtcccgggggagcacctaggacatgctggtctgtagtgaacccgggggtaacactaagacaatcgggatgcgaggaccccgtcgaatcactcgaatcatatctatatacatgctggactggcgtcccgtcgaaccacacagtcctaaataggtggtgatcccgaaggacacccatgcaggtacgactctaatagacaaagttaacagaacaccctatccatagcatgtagcataacataacatcataacatggcatgagtattaatcttaacgtccttaatcatgtgattaatatatcatgcattaacaatcatcaacatcaatctatcagtccttaacataacatcagtcatcatcatcaaccatcaacataataatctcagtcatcatcatcaacatcaactatcatcatcaatcatcaacataataatcttagtcatcatcatcaacatcaactatcatcataatctcagtataatcattatcatcaaattgtgcatcttaactaccatcaatgcataatcataattacatgcggtctcttaaattcagttcgaaggtctagtaggagaatctcttacctggagattttagccaaacaaaggtactccttagttgacagtaaaattctccaattaacttgatcctaatcataaaaggaacacttagtatcttaattaatgaaattggcaattgactaacacccaaaaattctcccaaattaactttctaaaaattgggttgaaaccaattcaaccttgattgggaaaaatccaagatttagatcttaaaaagtttagccaattgaacctttaaagaaacctcaaatagatccaaaattaaattaataaaatattaatttaatttcattagcttaccaaggttactcagatggaggttggaaaatcctcttatccttgatgaaaaattcatcactttaaatcctcaagcttccaaagagaccaatcttaactttaactgaggcggcgacaacagagggttatcttagagaagaagataaagaacctttttctttttcctttatttccatcttaagcattctaatgctatttatagactcacataataacaataataataataattattatttccttttccttttccttttaggatatatataataacaataatatttattattattattttcttttccttttccttttaggatatatatataataccaaaaaatatacatatatctttattcccattatctttcctaaatcaatgccttaatcttaggcatttacaactattagtaataataataatacttctttattattattatttttctctcaccaaaatctacaataaatatatatttatttaaaccattattctctcttgcaaataaatatatatcttttttgtccaatcaaatcaaccatctctctccttatggattatcttcttttccaaacaaatataattatattccatcatataattaacttcacttttccatattattaattaaatatatatatccatatatatatactcaattaattacaattccacaaaaactaacttttccctccaaaatctcaaattaacttaagtcctcaattaatttaatcaatcaaatcttttccaataaatcacttataacttccaacatgaattatcttaaaccaaccataacaacttcactccataatcaagatttatctttctgcagaataattaattatcatccacaataattaattattatttacctttcttccaaaataattaattatcttctacaataattaattattatttatctttctcaaaaataattaattatcttccacaataattaattattgtttacctttctccaaagtaattatccttttacaaataattaattattgtttatctttctccaaagtaattatccttttacaaataattaattattgtttatctttctccaaagtaattaattatccttttacaaataattatattttcccaaaatataattattttactttttctcctttaataaatatcctttctccaaaacacaactattttttccttaaataattatatttcaacaaatataattatcgtttcctttaacataataattatatatatatttccacatatacatataattattcaatctccaacaaactttccaccccacaatttaattaaataacatccataattatttaattaaattcaacttcaacaacactaaaaatccacaactttacttaattctcttaacctaccatttaaacaaaaacttaacaaacaccacgtgccaaaacctctaattaattaaatattcatccaagaaatatttaattaatttcaattcccacataaatcaaataattctcattaaatggattcaaaataacgcccaataaattatcttaatttttggggcgttacagataGGGATTGAGATGGAGAATAGTTGGTGGTGGAATTTGCATAGGGAAAGATTGTTTCATGAAAGATAACATGTCGTGAAACTATGGTTTGTTTGGTTAATGGATTGTAACAAATATAGCCTTTGAAGTTATGATGATAGCCTAAAAATACATGTTAGGTGGTTTTTGGTTCAAGTTTGTGTTTGGTGTAAGGCTTGAGAAGGGGGTAACATGCACATCCAAAAACTTTTAAATGATGAAAATCAAGAGTATAACCAAAAATCATTTCAAATGGTGATAACATTTTAAGTGAGGAAGAGGGCATTCGATTAATAAGAAAGACTGCAGTGGAGAAGGCGTAAGGCCAAAATTCAAGAGAAACAGAGGAAAGGAAAATTAGAGACATTGCAGTTTCAACTATGTGACGATGTTTACGTTCGACTATACCGTTTTGTTCAGGAGTGTAAGGACATgatttttcatgaaaaataCCTTTGGAATCAAAAAAAGATTGTAAAGTGGCGTTGCAAAATTCACCACCACCATCTgatcgaaatttttttaatttttgagaCATTTGATTTTCAATGAGAGGAACAAACTTTTGAACAATAGATGGAACATCAGATTTCTTAGCAATAGAAAAAAACCAAGTAAATTTGCTAAAGTTGTCAATAAAGCTAACATAATATCGATTTCCGTTAGACGATATTATTGGAGAGGGTCCCTATACATCGCTGTGAACAAGTTCAAGTGGTGTAAGAGAAGTTGATAAAGACATAGGAAAaggtaattttgtcatttttgctTTTAAACAACTTATGCAATTGCAAGTAGAAATAGAAGAAGACATAGACAAAGCAATGCGAGATAAAATAGAACTAAGAATTTTGGGAGCAGGATGACCAAAACGAAAAAGCCATAATGATGAATCTTCCTGTTTTGcatgaaaattaaaagatttgGAATGCATGGTGGATGTGGATAGAGTAGAAGTACTGGGAATGGGATAAAGACCATTGATGCTTTCACTGGTATAGAGAGTTCGGCCAGTGACTTTATCCTGAATGAGGAACCAGTcagtataaaaaataaagatacAATTATTGTCAAGACAAAATTTGTGAACAAATAAGAGACTTGTAGCAAGTTGAGGAGCATGGAGTATTTTGGAAAGATTAAGGGTATGAGAGGGAGTTGAGAGTTTACCACTGCCggtattttcaatatttaaaggTTGACCATTTCCCACTGTGACAGTTTCCTCACCATTATAATTATTGGATAGATTAACATTTGCTAACTCATTTGTCATGTAAACATTGCATCCACTGTCAGATAACCAAAATTGTTAGTATTTTCACCAGAGATTTGAGAATTCATAGAGTTTACCACCATTGTCGCTAATTGGGAGGGTGGGTGTCGACCTTGATATGAGAAATTCATGCGATTATAGCAATCGAGAGCCCCATGTCCTTGTTTGTGACATATTTGACAAAAGATGCAGCCATTATATCCAGAATTTGTTTCAGGCCTAAAGTTGGGCCCATGTGAAGGAGAAGACCCAATAATACCACGCTAATTGGGATGAATTGGGGTGAAGTGGGATGGTGGGAGAAATGGGTCATGATTATTGTAATTGGGCCAAAAGTGATTGGGTTGTGTACCGAAATTATTATTGCTTCCTAAACCACGCGATCCTGAAGCAAAATGTTTCCCATGATTAGAAGAATTTGggaaagaattaaaattaaggTTACCAGTGGAGTGGAAACGGCGTCCTCGTCCGCGACTGCCGTGATGCTGAGGTGGGTGAAACGGCGCCATGGCTGTTGGAATGGCTTCAATGGCTGAAGTTTTGGCCATGGTTGTTTCTTTCGAAATGAGAAGGGTGTGAAGTTCTTCAAGGGAGATGTTGCCGCTGCGAGTTCGAATAGAGGTACGAAATGCGTTGAAGGCAACCGGAAGGCCATTGAGAGTGTGAACAAggatttcttcatcttcaagaGAGACAAAGCCGGTAGCAAGCTTATCGACAAGGGATTTAATGCGAGAGGTGTATTGATCAATGCTTTCGGAAGGGGTTTTTTTCATTGTATAGAGAGCTGACCTTAAATCAAGAATATTGGATCAGGTATTGAATGAGTAACGTTTCTTTAGAGAAAGCCACAATGCCTTAGAGGAGACTGAGCCGACAACGTGGGCAAGGGCAGAGGATGATAGAGTGGGTCTATTAAGGTAATGAGAGCTTGGTCGCGAGATAGCCATTGAAGATACTTGGGGTTAATTTCGGAGTTGGTTCCAAGAGTTAAAGATGGTAAATGTTTTGGAGGACAAAGAAGGGTGTCATCAATATGGCCAAAGAGAGAATGGGCTTTGAGGATGGAGGAAACTTGATATTTCCAGAGAACGTAATTTGTAGAATCTAGTCGGATGGGTACGAGGTTGTAGATGTTGGATAACAAAAAGAGTGTAGAGGTGGGAACAGATGGGTTTGATGAGGATTTCGAAATAGGATTGGAGGTTTCGGGAAGGTTAGATTGGGAGCCAGGGGTGGCCATTAAAGGAATATGTGTGAGGTATGCAAATTACTTTGAGgaaggctctgataccatgaaagattttgaatgtaTTTTGTATTGCCTTACTTTTTATTGATGATAAAGGTACCTATTTATACAAATTACAAATGAGTGAATATGGTAAAATTACAATAGAATCAATTTACAATAAATGCCTAAATAATGGGAGAGAATTGTGGATCTTGAAATATCAAATTAATTTACAATAAATACCTAAATAATGGAAGAGGATCGTGTTTGAAATATCTCCCAACAGGAAGCACTTCCCCACTTGGATTGTAATTAAGTTCTCGCGTGATTTTTATTTCATTGTAAGGCACacttcaaatatatatacatatattctcttttattcttttcataTCCCACTTTTGAAACCAAGTTGGAGATTTGCAAAACATAAAGTGCACCAATGAAATATAAATCTATATTCATTTAGATGACAAATTACAATAGACTTTAGTTGGGAAACCTTAATGAAAGGTTGAAATTTGcgataaaaaaaatcatttgaacaAGTGGCGTTTAAATCAATCTAATCAGATTATCATTGAACAGTAACttcaaaagataattatttgttGGCCAATGGAAAATTcgaaaagataatattaatttaatccTTTTAATATATACGTGACACATAAGTACACTAAAATTCTATTGCAAAAAAAGTACACCATAGTTCTCATATTGTACCTATTTTAGacctaatattttatttctatttaaaaaaatcactTCAAATTATTGATTGACATACCTTTTATCCTTTCAACTTT encodes:
- the LOC127148920 gene encoding uncharacterized protein LOC127148920 translates to MATPGSQSNLPETSNPISKSSSNPSVPTSTLFLLSNIYNLVPIRLDSTNYVLWKYQVSSILKAHSLFGHIDDTLLCPPKHLPSLTLGTNSEINPKYLQWLSRDQALITLIDPLYHPLPLPTLSAQSPLRSALYTMKKTPSESIDQYTSRIKSLVDKLATGFVSLEDEEILVHTLNGLPVAFNAFRTSIRTRSGNISLEELHTLLISKETTMAKTSAIEAIPTAMAPFHPPQHHGSRGRGRRFHSTGLKQILDIMAASFVKYVTNKDMGLSIAIIA